The following coding sequences lie in one Lolium perenne isolate Kyuss_39 chromosome 2, Kyuss_2.0, whole genome shotgun sequence genomic window:
- the LOC127330039 gene encoding E3 ubiquitin-protein ligase RSL1-like yields the protein MRADIGEHLYCAICMETVPGTLKFTVGPCGHDFCSSCVAEYVAAKLGENLARVECPDPSCGGVGAVEPDSCRGIISSDLLDKWGLLLCESALGAKKVYCPYKECSAPLLADGDAGAAAIAEAECPHCHRLFCARCAAPWHAEIGCREFQQLGQDERGREDLLLRQLAGRKMWQRCPKCQMYVEKSEGCNYIKCRCGYSFCYRCASKVSSETHYCKKCKR from the exons ATGAGGGCCGACATCGGTGAGCACTTATACTGCGCCATCTGCATGGAAACGGTGCCCGGCACCCTCAAGTTCACCGTCGGGCCGTGCGGCCACGACTTCTGCTCTAGCTGCGTCGCCGAGTACGTCGCCGCGAAGCTAGGCGAGAACCTGGCTCGCGTGGAGTGTCCCGACCCTAGCTGTGGCGGTGTTGGCGCCGTCGAGCCGGACAGCTGCCGCGGCATCATCTCCTCGGACCTCCTCGACAAATGGGGACTGCTGCTGTGCGAGTCCGCGCTCGGTGCCAAGAAGGTGTACTGCCCGTACAAGGAATGCTCGGCGCCCCTGCTCGCCGACGGCGATGCTGGGGCGGCCGCAATCGCGGAGGCCGAGTGCCCACACTGTCACCGGCTATTCTGCGCCCGGTGCGCCGCCCCGTGGCACGCCGAGATCGGGTGCAGGGAGTTCCAGCAGCTCGGGCAGGACGAGCGCGGCAGGGAGGACCTCTTGCTCAGGCAGCTTGCCGGCCGGAAGATGTGGCAGCGGTGCCCAAAGTGCCAGATGTATGTGGAGAAATCAGAGGGGTGCAATTACATCAAATGCAG GTGTGGATACAGTTTCTGCTACAGATGTGCATCCAAGGTGTCCTCGGAAACACATTACTGCAAAAAGTGCAAGCGCTAG